The sequence below is a genomic window from Anaerolineae bacterium.
GGCCAGCACGTGGGCATCGAGACGCGCGGCTCGCTGATCTATAGCCCCTATCGGCTGATCGCCACCGTGGGCCTGAAGGACGTGGTCATCGTGGACACCGGTGACGCCATCTTGGTCTGCCCCAAGGACCGCGCCCAGGACGTGAAGCGTATCGTCGAGCACTTGGAGCGTCAGGGCCGATATGAAGTCTTGTGAAGAGGCTAGCTGAGAGAAATGGATGGAGCGAAGCTAGTAGCCTATTGTGTCAAATGTCGCACCCAGCGAGAGATGGCCGATCCGCACCCCGTGTTCACCGCCAACGGCGTGCCAGCGACGCGCGGGCGTTGTCCCGTATGCGGGACGGCCCTGTTTCGCATGGGTGAGACGGCCGCTCACGCCGGCCTAGAACGCCCCTCTGTTGCGGACCAAGCCCAGCCGCAGCGATCCGGGTCGAAAGAAGCTGCTCCATCACAACGGAAGGGGAATACTCGATTGGTGATCGTCGAGTCACCGGCCAAGGCACGCACCGTCGGCCGCTATCTGGGCCAGGGCTACACCGTGCGCGCCTCGATCGGACACGTACGCGACCTGCTCCGATCGCAGCTAAGCGTGGATATCGAGAACGATTTTCAACCCACCTACCGGGTCCCCAAAGAGAAGCGCCAGATCGTAAAGGAGCTCAAGGCCGAGGTCGAAAAGGCCAGCGAAGTCTATCTGGCCACCGATCCCGATCGCGAGGGGGAGGCCATCGCCTGGCACCTGATTGAAGCGACAGGGATTGCTCCAGAACAGGTGCGCCGCGTCGTCTTTCATGAGATCACCCGGCCGGCCATCGAGCACGCCTTTGCTCAGCCGCGCGGCATCAACATGGACCTGGTGAACGCGCAGCAGGCCCGCCGCATCCTCGACCGGTTGGTGGGCTATCAGATCAGCCCACTCCTGTGGGAGCGCGTGCGCAGCCGCACCTCCGCCGGTCGCGTGCAATCCGTCGCCTTGCGTCTAGTTGTCGAGCGCGAGCGCGAGATCCAGGCCTTTGTGCCCGAGGAATACTGGTCCATCGCCGCCGAACTAGCGCGTCAGGGATCGCGCGGACAGAAAAAGCGTCCTAGCTTTATTGCCCGCCTGATCCGCATCCATGGCCAAGAGGTAAACCTGAGAGATGAAGCAGAGGCCACCGCCCTCGTGCGTGAGCTGGAGAAGTCGGTTTACATTGTGGCCGATGTCAAGCGCGGCGAGCGCAAACGCAAGCCAGCAGCGCCTTTCACCACTAGCACGATGCAGCAAGAGGCCTCGCGCCGACTGCACTTCACCGCTCGGCGCACGATGGCCACCGCTCAGGCCCTATACGAGGGCATCGCCCTGGGCGACGAGGGCAACGTCGGCCTCATTACCTATATGCGCACCGATTCCACCAACGTCTCGCCGCTGGCCCAAGAGGAGGCACGTCGTTACATCGCTCAGCGGTATGGGCAGGAGTTCCTACCACCAGAGCCACCTATCTATCGCACGCAAGTCAAGGGGGCCCAGGAGGCCCACGAAGCCATTCGCCCCACTTCGGTGCTGCGCACGCCTGAATCCGTCGCCCCTTATCTGACTCGTGATCAGTTCCGATTGTACGAGCTGATCTGGAAGCGATTCGTCGCCAGCCAGATGGCTCCTGCCATCTATGACACCATGACGGTGGACGTGGTGGCCGGCCCTGATGATGGCGAACGCCCTTATCTGTTCCGCGCAAGCGGCTCGGCTGTGCGCTTTCCCGGCTTCCTGGCTGTGTACGAGGAAGCTCGCGAGGAAGACGCCGCGACCGATCAGGAAGAGCAGCAGCTCTTACCGCCAGTGGAGCAGAACGAGATCCTGGACTTGCTTCGGCTCCTGCCTGAGCAACACTTCACACAGCCGCCACCTCGTTATACCGAAGCGACGCTCATCCGCGCGCTGGAGGAGCACGGCATCGGCCGGCCCAGCACCTACGCGCCCATCCTCTCCACGATCCAGGAGCGAGGCTATGTGGAACGCGTAGATCGGCGTTTGTATCCCACCCAGCTAGGGTTCACCGTCTGCGACCTGCTGGTCAAGCACTTTCCCGACGTATTCGACGTGGGATTTACTGCCCGCATGGAGGCTGACTTGGATCGCATCGCGGCTGGGGAGGTCGAGTGGGTTGAGGTACTGCGCCGTTTTTACGCTCCCTTCTCGCAGCGGTTGGCTCACGCTGAGCAGACGATGGAGAACCACGTGGTAGAGCCAGAACCCACCGGTGAGCTATGCGAGCTATGTGGGCATCCGATGGTAGTGAAATTTGGGCGCTATGGCAAGTTCATCGCCTGCAGCAACTACCCACAGTGCCACAATACCAAGCCGTTCCTGACCAAGACTGGCGCCCTTTGCCCCAAGTGCAGAGGGGATCTGGTGGAACGCCGCAGTCGGCGCGGCCGCGTCTTTTACGGCTGCAGTCGCTATCCTCAGTGTGATTTCAGTACCTGGCAGCGCCCTCTGTCGGTGCCATGTCCCCAGTGCAATGGGCTGTTAGTGGCGGCCAACAAGCAGACGGCACGTTGCTTGCAATGCGATGAGCAATTTGACCTTCAACACTTAGAGCAGGCAACTCCGGAGGAGGTACAGATGCCAGTGGCCGCACAATGAGTGCGGCCATCTATTGTTATTGTGGCTGTGGCCCGGTGAACGTTCAGGCTTTTGGCCTCATCCCTTTCGGATCGGGGTAGATGGGTCTGAAGCTGAGCGGTTGCCTGAACAGCCGAAGAGAGACTACTCTAGGCAGGGAGAACATGGAGCGAGAACGAGACCGCTATATCGCACAGCTAACTGCGCAGGGCCACAGGCCCTCATTTACATTGCTACAAACCCGCCATTGGCTGACCAGCTTTATCCGCTTTGCCGAAAGCGAGCATACTGTCGCCTGGGGCGAAGTGACGCCGTCTCAGATTGAACGTTGGCATGCCTCTCTCCTCCGGGCTGGCTACGATCGAGCGCTGGCCAGCCATTTGTTGGCTGCGTTGTACGGCTTCTTGGATTTCCTAGTCGAGGAGGGCATGCTATCTGAGAATCCCATGCGGGGCACCAGCCTATCAGCCTGGCCGTGCTCTGCTCCAGATGCCCTCACCCCTGATGAGATGATCCAGCTGTTGGCCGCGCCCGATGTCAACACTCACTTGGGATTGCGCGATCGGGCATTGCTAGAGCTGATGTACTGTGGCGGCTTGCGCGTGAGCGAGGTGGTCACGCTGAACGTGAGCGATGTAAACCTTTCGCAGATGCAGATCACCGCCTGGCGGCAGATCGTGCCGCGCCGGCTTATGATCGACGAAGCTACGACCGAGACGCTGAGCGTCTATCTGCGCGATGGGAGGCCTCAGCTCGTCTCTGGGCGCGCTTCGCCAGCGCTCTTTCTCAACTACCGCGGCAGTCGCCTGTCCAAGATCGCCATCAATCAAATGATCGGCCGGTACGCGCAGGCGGCCGGCATCACCCGTCGTATCACACCGCAGATGCTCACCCACACATTGGCTGCCCATCTAATGGATAACGCAAGGGGCTGGAGCGAGGTGCGCAATAAGCTGACCCCGCTGAATGGCCATGACAATGTGCTGACGCGACGGCAATGAATATGTCCATCACTCGACTCCAAAAGTTTCGCGCGCGGCTGCAGACCCTCGGCCTGGAAGGAGCTTTGATCAGTCAGCCTGAAAATCGCCGCTATCTGAGCGGCTTCACCGGCTCTGCTGGCTGGCTGGCCATCACCCAGGAAGAGGCGTTGCTGATCACCGACTTCCGCTATTGGGAACAATCTCAGCTCCAGGCCCCCCACTTCGAGCTGGTGCGCATTGTGGATCGCATAGATACCCTGATGCCGGAGCTGGCGAAACGCTTAGGAGAGCGCCGCATCGCTTTTGAGAGTGCCCATATTACAGTGGATGAACACCAGCGCTGGATGTCCCAGAACGGCCCGGTGACCTGGGTGGCTGCCAAGGACCTCGTAGAGCCATTGCGTATGATCAAGGATGAAGATGAGATCGCAGCTATGCGACGAGCTGCAGCACTGGCTGACGAGGCGTTCGCATATGGGATGACCCAGGTGAGGCCAGGCATGACAGAGCGCGAGCTGGCCTGGCTGTTCGAGCGAACCATGCGTGAGCGCGGTGCAGAGGCTATCGCCTTCGATATCATTGTGGCCGGGGGCCCAAACGGAGCGCGGCCTCACGCCCGCCCGGGGGATGACCCACTGCCGGCTGGACAACCGATCGTGATTGACATGGGCGCTTGCGTAGATGGTTATCGCTCGGATATGACGCGCACCATCTGTCTGGGTGAGCCTGCCGATCCCGCCACCTTCTGGTCAGTCTACAACGCCGTGCAAGCGGCGCAGCAGGCTGCGCTGGAGCGGATTCGAGCTGGCATCAGCGGTGTGGAGGCGGACGCGATCGCACGAGAGGTCATCGCTCAGGCCGGATACGGAGAGGCGTTCGGACATTCCCTGGGGCATGGCGTAGGGTTAGCCATCCACGAGGGGCCGCGGCTCAGCCGATGGTCTGAGGACCGGTTGGAGCCAGGCATGGTGGTGACCATCGAGCCGGGCATTTACCTTCCAGGATGGGGAGGTGTCCGCATTGAGGATATGGCCTTGGTTCGGGAGGACGGCCTAGAGGTGCTGACGCTTTCGCCCAAAAGCCCCATTATCGTCGGCGATTGGTGAGCTTGCCAAGGATTGAGGAAGCGAATGCTCATGTTCAAGTTCTCTCGTCCATTCACGGCTCTCGTTGGGGCATTCGCAGCGGGGCTGCTGATCGGCTGGTTAGTCATCGGCTGGTGGATCTGGCCAGTGACTTGGACCAATGCCTTGCCGGTTGATTTGTCGCCTGAGTACCGCCGCACCTATGTAGTGGGCATCGCTTACACCTTTCAGGCCACAGGCGACCTCGAGCGTGCCCGTCGTGAGATGGAGGCACTGGGTGGAGGCATAGAGCAGCGTCGGGCCCTAGAGGAGGCATTGGCGGTTGCTTCTGCCGCTGATCGAGACGCCCTCGTCGAGCTAGAACGAGCCTTGCAATTGCCCCTCCTCCCGCGGTCTGCTAGATCCCTGGAAAGCGACTCGTCCTGGGTACCATTGCTGTTGGGAGTGCTATTAGGGCTTTTCCTCATCGGCCTGGGCACAGTAGCATTCCACTTGGTGAAGACTGGAGAGATCTCTGTGCGCTTGCCGATGAGAGCGCGCATCTTGGGCTCCAGCTTGCCGGCCGGAACAGCCCTATCGAAACATGATGTTCTCGTCGAGGAGAACAGGCTGCAAGAAGCGGAGAAGCTGTTCACGGAAGAGCGGGAATTGCGCTTACGCGAAAAGTTGGGCTCCTTTACCCCCACCTTCCGACGTGGCATCAGGGAGTACACCGAGAATTTCGATTTAGCCGCCCCTGACGGCAGCGCGTATGAAGGGGACTGCGGCATGGGTGTCTCGGAGACGCTGGAGGGCGATGATGATCGGGTTACTGCGCTGGAGGTCTGGCTATTCGACAAGAGCGATATCCGGACGCAGACCTATGTCCTGGCCAGTGAATATGCCTACAGCGATCCCATGTTACGGAAGCGCCTTTCCACCCATGGCCCGGAGGTGCCGGCGCGGCCTGGAGAGACGTTCACCATCGAGGGCAAGTCTCTTGTGTTGGTAGGGAAAGTGCTATCGGTGACGTATGCGAATGCAGAGGAGCGGCCACAATCCGTCTTTGAAGAGGTACAAGTCAGCCTAGAGGTCTATCGCAAGGGATGACCTAGCCTCTTTCTCCCTCGCCTGGGGCGAGCTGAAGGTCGCATTACCAGCGGGTTAGGCGCGCACTTCCGGGTCAAACAGCTTGCGATGCTCATCCAGGGCATAGCGATCCGTCATGCCGGCGATATAGTCGCAGACCACTCGGTAAATCCCCTCTGGCTCTTCGGCCGCTCGGGCTAAAGTCTCTTGGGGCAGTTGCGTGGGCTCGCCAATGTAGGCCCAGAAGAGATCGGTGATCAGGCGGCGCGCCTTTTGCGTCATACGCATGACCCGGTAATGGCGGTAGAAATGTGTCATAAGGAACTGGCGTAATTCTTGATTTTTCTCCTCCATCTCCGCAGAGAACCCGACCACGTTGCGTCCCAGGGCGCGCAGTTCCTCCACCGACTGAACGCCGCTCTCGCGCAGCCGGCGCGTCGTCTCTTC
It includes:
- the topA gene encoding type I DNA topoisomerase translates to MDGAKLVAYCVKCRTQREMADPHPVFTANGVPATRGRCPVCGTALFRMGETAAHAGLERPSVADQAQPQRSGSKEAAPSQRKGNTRLVIVESPAKARTVGRYLGQGYTVRASIGHVRDLLRSQLSVDIENDFQPTYRVPKEKRQIVKELKAEVEKASEVYLATDPDREGEAIAWHLIEATGIAPEQVRRVVFHEITRPAIEHAFAQPRGINMDLVNAQQARRILDRLVGYQISPLLWERVRSRTSAGRVQSVALRLVVEREREIQAFVPEEYWSIAAELARQGSRGQKKRPSFIARLIRIHGQEVNLRDEAEATALVRELEKSVYIVADVKRGERKRKPAAPFTTSTMQQEASRRLHFTARRTMATAQALYEGIALGDEGNVGLITYMRTDSTNVSPLAQEEARRYIAQRYGQEFLPPEPPIYRTQVKGAQEAHEAIRPTSVLRTPESVAPYLTRDQFRLYELIWKRFVASQMAPAIYDTMTVDVVAGPDDGERPYLFRASGSAVRFPGFLAVYEEAREEDAATDQEEQQLLPPVEQNEILDLLRLLPEQHFTQPPPRYTEATLIRALEEHGIGRPSTYAPILSTIQERGYVERVDRRLYPTQLGFTVCDLLVKHFPDVFDVGFTARMEADLDRIAAGEVEWVEVLRRFYAPFSQRLAHAEQTMENHVVEPEPTGELCELCGHPMVVKFGRYGKFIACSNYPQCHNTKPFLTKTGALCPKCRGDLVERRSRRGRVFYGCSRYPQCDFSTWQRPLSVPCPQCNGLLVAANKQTARCLQCDEQFDLQHLEQATPEEVQMPVAAQ
- a CDS encoding aminopeptidase P family protein; protein product: MSITRLQKFRARLQTLGLEGALISQPENRRYLSGFTGSAGWLAITQEEALLITDFRYWEQSQLQAPHFELVRIVDRIDTLMPELAKRLGERRIAFESAHITVDEHQRWMSQNGPVTWVAAKDLVEPLRMIKDEDEIAAMRRAAALADEAFAYGMTQVRPGMTERELAWLFERTMRERGAEAIAFDIIVAGGPNGARPHARPGDDPLPAGQPIVIDMGACVDGYRSDMTRTICLGEPADPATFWSVYNAVQAAQQAALERIRAGISGVEADAIAREVIAQAGYGEAFGHSLGHGVGLAIHEGPRLSRWSEDRLEPGMVVTIEPGIYLPGWGGVRIEDMALVREDGLEVLTLSPKSPIIVGDW
- a CDS encoding tyrosine-type recombinase/integrase encodes the protein MERERDRYIAQLTAQGHRPSFTLLQTRHWLTSFIRFAESEHTVAWGEVTPSQIERWHASLLRAGYDRALASHLLAALYGFLDFLVEEGMLSENPMRGTSLSAWPCSAPDALTPDEMIQLLAAPDVNTHLGLRDRALLELMYCGGLRVSEVVTLNVSDVNLSQMQITAWRQIVPRRLMIDEATTETLSVYLRDGRPQLVSGRASPALFLNYRGSRLSKIAINQMIGRYAQAAGITRRITPQMLTHTLAAHLMDNARGWSEVRNKLTPLNGHDNVLTRRQ